A genomic stretch from Canis lupus baileyi chromosome 3, mCanLup2.hap1, whole genome shotgun sequence includes:
- the ZNF202 gene encoding zinc finger protein 202 isoform X2, translating into MVALLTALSQGLVTFKDVAVCFSQDQWSDLDPAQKEFYGEYVLEEDCGIVVSLSFPIPRLDEISHVREEEPLVPDIPEPQEPQEPEILSFTYTGDRSEDEEEYLEQEDLSLEDLHRSILGDPEIHQTPDWEIVFEDDPNRLNERRFGTNISQVNSLSNLQETMPIHPLLGRHHDCPVCGKSFTCNSHLVRHLRTHTGEKPYKCMECGKSYTRSSHLARHQKVHKMSTPYKFPLNRKNLDKTSPLAQAERTPPVEKPYRCDDCGKNFRWTSDLVRHQRTHTGEKPFFCTICGKSFSQKSVLTTHQRIHLGGKPYLCGECGEDFSDHRRYLAHRKTHAAEELYLCSECGRCFNHSAAFAKHLRGHASVRPCRCNECGKSFSRRDHLVRHQRTHTGEKPFTCPTCGKSFSRGYHLIRHQRTHSEKTS; encoded by the exons ATGGTTGCCCTTCTTACAGCTCTTTCACAG GGATTGGTAACTTTCAAGGACGTGGCTGTGTGCTTCTCCCAGGACCAGTGGAGCGATCTGGATCCAGCACAGAAAGAGTTCTATGGAGAATATGTCTTGGAAGAAGACTGTGGAATTGTGGTCTCTTTGT CATTTCCAATCCCCAGACTAGATGAGATCTCCCACGTTAGAGAGGAAGAGCCTTTGGTCCCAGATATCCCAGAGCCTCAAGAGCCTCAAGAGCCCGAAATCCTGAGTTTTACCTACACAG GAGATAGGAGTGAAGATGAAGAAGAATATCTTGAGCAGGAGGATCTAAGTTTGGAGGATCTACACAGATCAATTTTGGGAGATCCAGAAATTCACCAGACTCCAGACTGGGAAATAGTCTTTGAGGATGATCCAAATAGACTTAACGAAAGAAGATTTGGTACCAATATTTCTCAAGTTAATAGTTTATCTAATCTTCAAGAAACCATGCCTATCCACCCCCTGTTAGGGAGACACCATGACTGTCCTGTATGTGGGAAAAGTTTCACTTGTAACTCACACCTTGTTAGACACCTGAGaactcacacaggagagaaaccctataaatgtaTGGAGTGTGGAAAAAGTTACACGCGGAGCTCACATCTTGCCAGGCACCAGAAGGTTCACAAAATGAGCACTCCTTATAAATTTCCCCTAAACCGGAAGAATTTGGACAAGACCTCCCCTCTGGCTCAGGCTGAGAGAACTCCACCGGTTGAGAAACCCTATAGATGTGACGATTGTGGAAAAAACTTCCGCTGGACCTCAGACCTTGTCCGGCATCAGAGGACACACACAGGAGAAAAACCCTTCTTCTGTACTATTTGTGGCAAAAGCTTCAGCCAGAAATCTGTGCTGACAACACACCAAAGAATCCACCTTGGAGGCAAACCCTACCTGTGTGGAGAGTGTGGAGAGGACTTCAGTGACCACAGGCGTTACCTGGCACACCGGAAGACACACGCGGCTGAGGAGCTATATCTCTGTAGTGAGTGCGGGCGTTGCTTCAACCACAGTGCCGCGTTTGCCAAGCACCTAAGAGGACACGCCTCAGTGAGGCCCTGCCGGtgcaatgaatgtgggaaaaGTTTCAGTCGGAGGGACCACCTTGTCAGGCATCAAAGAACCCACACTGGCGAGAAACCATTCACATGCCCTACCTGTGGAAAAAGTTTCAGCAGGGGCTATCACTTAATCAGGCATCAGAGGACCCATTCAGAAAAGACCTCCTAG
- the ZNF202 gene encoding zinc finger protein 202 isoform X1 — protein MATALEPEDQDLWEEEGILMVKLEDDFTCRPESVLQRDDPVLETSHQNFRRFRYQEASSPREALIRLRELCHQWLRPERRTKEQILELLVLEQFLTVLPGELQSWVRGQRPESGEEAVTLVEGLQKQPRRPRRWVTVHVHGQEVLSEETIHPGADPESPCELQNPVHTLPPEASREETIQSPDLRPPEEQSLCHELEFQPLRESEVPVSQDPDLPEERNAGNPEMVALLTALSQGLVTFKDVAVCFSQDQWSDLDPAQKEFYGEYVLEEDCGIVVSLSFPIPRLDEISHVREEEPLVPDIPEPQEPQEPEILSFTYTGDRSEDEEEYLEQEDLSLEDLHRSILGDPEIHQTPDWEIVFEDDPNRLNERRFGTNISQVNSLSNLQETMPIHPLLGRHHDCPVCGKSFTCNSHLVRHLRTHTGEKPYKCMECGKSYTRSSHLARHQKVHKMSTPYKFPLNRKNLDKTSPLAQAERTPPVEKPYRCDDCGKNFRWTSDLVRHQRTHTGEKPFFCTICGKSFSQKSVLTTHQRIHLGGKPYLCGECGEDFSDHRRYLAHRKTHAAEELYLCSECGRCFNHSAAFAKHLRGHASVRPCRCNECGKSFSRRDHLVRHQRTHTGEKPFTCPTCGKSFSRGYHLIRHQRTHSEKTS, from the exons ATGGCTACAGCCTTGGAACCAGAGGACCAGGATCTTTGGGAAGAAGAGGGAATTCTGATGGTGAAATTGGAAGATGATTTCACCTGTAGGCCAGAGTCTGTCTTACAGAGAGATGACCCTGTGCTTGAGACCTCACACCAGAACTTCCGGCGTTTTCGCTACCAGGAAGCATCAAGCCCCCGAGAAGCTCTCATTCGACTGCGAGAACTTTGTCATCAGTGGCTGAGGCCAGAAAGACGGACAAAGGAGCAGATCCTAGAGCTGCTTGTGCTGGAACAATTCCTTACTGTCTTGCCTGGAGAACTGCAGAGCTGGGTGCGGGGCCAACGGCCAGAGAGTGGCGAGGAGGCAGTGACGCTGGTGGAGGGTTTGCAGAAACAACCCAGGAGACCAAGGCGGTGG GTGACTGTCCATGTTCATGGCCAGGAGGTCCTGTCGGAGGAGACCATACATCCAGGAGCAGACCCCGAGTCACCTTGCGAGCTGCAGAACCCTGTGCATACCTTGCCTCCTGAGGCGTCCCGTGAGGAGACCATCCAGAGCCCAGATCTGAGGCCACCAGAAGAGCAGAGCCTATGCCATGAATTGGAGTTCCAGCCCCTGCGGGAGAGCG AGGTTCCAGTGTCCCAGGACCCAGACCTTCCTGAAGAGAGGAATGCCGGAAACCCAGAGATGGTTGCCCTTCTTACAGCTCTTTCACAG GGATTGGTAACTTTCAAGGACGTGGCTGTGTGCTTCTCCCAGGACCAGTGGAGCGATCTGGATCCAGCACAGAAAGAGTTCTATGGAGAATATGTCTTGGAAGAAGACTGTGGAATTGTGGTCTCTTTGT CATTTCCAATCCCCAGACTAGATGAGATCTCCCACGTTAGAGAGGAAGAGCCTTTGGTCCCAGATATCCCAGAGCCTCAAGAGCCTCAAGAGCCCGAAATCCTGAGTTTTACCTACACAG GAGATAGGAGTGAAGATGAAGAAGAATATCTTGAGCAGGAGGATCTAAGTTTGGAGGATCTACACAGATCAATTTTGGGAGATCCAGAAATTCACCAGACTCCAGACTGGGAAATAGTCTTTGAGGATGATCCAAATAGACTTAACGAAAGAAGATTTGGTACCAATATTTCTCAAGTTAATAGTTTATCTAATCTTCAAGAAACCATGCCTATCCACCCCCTGTTAGGGAGACACCATGACTGTCCTGTATGTGGGAAAAGTTTCACTTGTAACTCACACCTTGTTAGACACCTGAGaactcacacaggagagaaaccctataaatgtaTGGAGTGTGGAAAAAGTTACACGCGGAGCTCACATCTTGCCAGGCACCAGAAGGTTCACAAAATGAGCACTCCTTATAAATTTCCCCTAAACCGGAAGAATTTGGACAAGACCTCCCCTCTGGCTCAGGCTGAGAGAACTCCACCGGTTGAGAAACCCTATAGATGTGACGATTGTGGAAAAAACTTCCGCTGGACCTCAGACCTTGTCCGGCATCAGAGGACACACACAGGAGAAAAACCCTTCTTCTGTACTATTTGTGGCAAAAGCTTCAGCCAGAAATCTGTGCTGACAACACACCAAAGAATCCACCTTGGAGGCAAACCCTACCTGTGTGGAGAGTGTGGAGAGGACTTCAGTGACCACAGGCGTTACCTGGCACACCGGAAGACACACGCGGCTGAGGAGCTATATCTCTGTAGTGAGTGCGGGCGTTGCTTCAACCACAGTGCCGCGTTTGCCAAGCACCTAAGAGGACACGCCTCAGTGAGGCCCTGCCGGtgcaatgaatgtgggaaaaGTTTCAGTCGGAGGGACCACCTTGTCAGGCATCAAAGAACCCACACTGGCGAGAAACCATTCACATGCCCTACCTGTGGAAAAAGTTTCAGCAGGGGCTATCACTTAATCAGGCATCAGAGGACCCATTCAGAAAAGACCTCCTAG